A part of Brassica rapa cultivar Chiifu-401-42 chromosome A05, CAAS_Brap_v3.01, whole genome shotgun sequence genomic DNA contains:
- the LOC108871890 gene encoding uncharacterized protein LOC108871890 translates to MEGVIAVCGQWLFEKDKWMFHVDNRRGSKVIPVSDKTSFEDMINMVYEDYGLDKRHVNIELSYMLGRKSLMKLTRDTPPVKIGNFRQLQGFFRLLQSDKVRLCIEVTFKDNMKTMKHINQYDCNHDEDSDTDGERFDYCDDSDGATSDDEDFIAYGLIPEVDTNMRKVCTPKMGVGSKSKKAKAVAPHVRQQQLNSLNISVGQSFESKSALQTRLKMLTIVQQFDYDVEYSTPNLLVVKCWVEGCSWRLRASPTSDTPRFTVRVYVSDHTCSVTERSARCRQATPDILGSLYTDFIGGVESTILPSHVKQSLNMCFGIKMDYWKAHRTLICARELVRGSAESGYQELPV, encoded by the exons ATGGAGGGGGTTATAGCCGTTTGTGGGCAGTGGTTATTCGAGAAGGATAAGTGGATGTTTCACGTTGATAACAGAAGAGGAAGCAAAGTAATTCCAGTCAGTGACAAGACAAGCTTTGAAGATATGATTAACATGGTTTATGAGGACTACGGATTAGATAAGAGACATGTTAATATCGAATTGAGTTACATGCTTGGCAGGAAAAGCTTGATGAAGCTAACTCGTGACACACCCCCAGTTAAAATTGGGAATTTTCGACAGTTGCAAGGTTTCTTCCGTCTCCTACAATCTGACAAAGTTCGTCTATGCATAGAGGTCACTTTTAAAGACAACATGAAGACGATGAAACATATTAACCAGTATGATTGTAATCATGATGAAGACTCAGACACTGACGGAGAACGGTTTGACTATTGCGATGATTCAGATGGTGCGACATCAGATGATGAAGACTTTATAGCCTACGGATTAATTCCAGAAGTAGATACAAATATGAGGAAAGTGTGTACGCCAAAGATGGGGGTGGGAAGCAAATCGAAAAAGGCTAAGGCAGTGGCTCCACATGTTAGGCAGCAACAACTGAATTCACTAAATATTTCTGTTGGCCAAAGTTTTGAGTCCAAGTCTGCTTTACAAACACGACTTAAGATGTTGACGATAGTGCAACAGTTTGATTACGATGTCGAGTACTCAACACCGAATCTGTTAGTCGTAAAATGTTGGGTTGAAGGCTGTAGTTGGAGGCTACGAGCATCACCGACAAGTGATACTCCTCGCTTTACTGTACGTGTCTATGTTTCAGATCATACTTGTTCAGTTACAGAGAGATCAGCTCGTTGCAGACAAGCAACACCAGATATTCTCGGATCTTTATACACTGATTTCATTGGTGGAGTGGAGTCAACCATTTTGCCAAGTCATGTGAAGCAGTCCCTTAACATGTGCTTTGGAATAAAG ATGGACTACTGGAAAGCTCATCGGACACTGATATGTGCAAGAGAATTGGTTAGGGGATCTGCTGAGAGTGGCTACCAGGAATTACCAGTCTAA
- the LOC103868929 gene encoding acyl-CoA-binding protein — protein MGLKEDFEEHAEKVKKLTASPSNEDLLILYGLYKQATVGPVTTSRPGMFSMKERAKWDAWKAVEGKSTDEAMSDYITKVKQLLEAEASSASA, from the exons ATGGGTTTGAAG GAGGACTTTGAGGAGCACGCTGAGAAAGTCAAGAAGCTCACCGCGAGCCCATCGAACGAGGACTTGCTCATCCTCTACGGTCTCTACAAGCAAGCCACCGTTGGGCCAGTGACCACCA GTCGTCCTGGGATGTTCAGCATGAAGGAAAGAGCCAAGTGGGACGCTTGGAAGGCCGTTGAAG GGAAATCAACGGACGAAGCCATGAGTGACTACATCACTAAGGTGAAGCAACTCCTTGAAGCAGAGGCTTCCTCCGCTTCAGCTTGA
- the LOC103868930 gene encoding pentatricopeptide repeat-containing protein At1g31790: MRTLELALSPPPASLIPSFKHSTTQSVGIDVKTTFDAQLLLRRPKHQSPEPVVVLQPHIAIDRSQIPIPRYSTSDILRIMDSLSLPGNEDLYSCLAKESTSECDQRGAYELTVHIMKSSVRPRTTFLNRLLLMHVSCGRLDTARQVFDRMPHRDFHSWAILILGYIEMGDFEEAALLFVSMLKHQNGASKITPWIMGCVLKASAMIRDLGLGQQVHGLCQKLGFIEEQDSCLSGSLIRFYGEFGCLEDANLVLHQLSNPDTLVWAAKVSNDYREGEFQQVIRDFIEMGKHGVQKNALVFSSVLKASTWVSDGGRSGGGVHADAIKLGFDSDCLIRCRLIEMYGKYGKVKDAEKAFMSREDETNGSCWNAMVAGYMQNGCYIEAIKLLYQMKATGITVQDRLLNEVKLKPTFR; the protein is encoded by the coding sequence ATGAGAACTCTGGAATTAGCTTTATCGCCACCTCCGGCCTCTTTAATTCCTTCTTTCAAACACTCCACCACACAAAGCGTCGGAATCGATGTGAAGACCACCTTCGATGCTCAGCTTCTCCTAAGGAGACCCAAACACCAAAGCCCAGAACCCGTCGTCGTCCTTCAACCACATATTGCGATAGACAGATCTCAAATTCCAATTCCTCGTTACTCGACTTCCGATATTCTCCGAATCATGGACTCTCTGTCTCTACCTGGTAACGAAGACCTATACTCGTGTCTCGCCAAGGAATCAACCAGCGAATGCGATCAGCGTGGAGCTTACGAACTAACAGTTCATATCATGAAGTCAAGTGTAAGACCCAGAACGACGTTCCTCAACCGTCTTCTCCTGATGCACGTGTCGTGCGGTCGTCTTGATACGGCACGCCAGGTGTTCGATAGAATGCCTCACAGAGATTTTCATTCCTGGGCTATCCTTATCCTCGGCTACATTGAGATGGGTGATTTTGAAGAGGCTGCTTTGCTCTTTGTTTCTATGTTGAAACACCAGAACGGTGCTTCCAAGATCACGCCTTGGATCATGGGCTGCGTTCTAAAAGCGTCTGCTATGATCagagatttgggtttagggcaacAGGTACATGGCTTGTGTCAGAAGCTAGGGTTTATAGAGGAACAAGACTCATGTCTCTCGGGTTCCTTGATACGCTTCTACGGGGAGTTCGGATGCTTGGAAGACGCTAATCTTGTGCTGCACCAGCTCTCCAATCCTGACACCCTTGTTTGGGCAGCCAAGGTTAGTAACGACTACAGAGAAGGGGAATTTCAACAGGTGATCCGCGATTTCATAGAAATGGGTAAGCACGGGGTCCAGAAGAATGCTTTGGTATTCTCTAGCGTTTTGAAAGCAAGCACATGGGTCAGTGACGGTGGGAGAAGCGGTGGAGGAGTGCACGCAGATGCTATAAAGCTCGGGTTTGACTCGGATTGTCTGATCCGATGTCGGTTAATTGAAATGTATGGCAAGTATGGGAAGGTGAAAGATGCAGAGAAGGCGTTCATGAGTAGAGAGGATGAGACGAATGGTAGTTGCTGGAACGCTATGGTTGCGGGTTATATGCAGAATGGGTGTTATATTGAAGCCATCAAGCTTCTCTATCAAATGAAAGCAACTGGTATAACAGTACAGGATAGACTCTTGAATGAAGTCAAGCTCAAGCCCACCTTTAGATAA